The genomic segment CTGGGCCTGGGAACCGCGGTGTCGGCGGCGCACGCGAAGGTGTCGGCGAGCCTGCCGAAGGAGTTGCGTGAGCAGGCGGAACACGTGGCCGGGCGCTTCCACCTGGACGCGCCCGGCTGGTTCCGCGGCGAGGACCCGGCGGACTCGCTGGCCGCGGTGACGCGGGCGGTGTGGGAGTCGCGGCAGCTCCGGATCTCCTACCGGCGGCGGGACAAGCTCGCCGAACGCCTGCTCGAGCCGCTGGGTCTCGTGCTCAAAGCGGGGGTCTGGTACCTGGTCGCCCGCGTCCCGGAGGACGACGCGATCCGCACGTACCGGGTGGGCCGGATCGCTTCCGTGGAGCTGCTCGACCAGCGCTTCTCGCGGCCCGCGGACTTCGACCTGCCCGGTTGGTGGCGCCGGTCGTCGGCGGAGTTCGAGCGGTGGACCATGCACCTGGAGGTCACCCTACGGCTGAGCGCCCGGGCCTTCCGGCGGCTGCCACAGGTGCTGGGCCTGGAGTCGATGGGTTCGTCGCTGCTGGAACACCACCCTCTGGCGGACGGCTGGATCCAGGCGCGCTTGATGATGGAGACGGAGCACATCGCCGTCGGCCAGCTGATCTCTTTGGGGAGTGAGGTGGAGGTCCTTTCACCCGCCTCGGTCCGAGCGGCACTGGCAGAGGTCGGCGCCGCCATAGCCGCCCGAAACGCCCCACAGGAGTGACCTCGGTGTCACGAATGTGGCTTTTGAGACGCCAGACGTCTCGAAAGCCACATTCGTGACATGGCCGGTGGCTCCGCAGCCGACCACAGGCTCGCCCGGCCGAATGTTGGACTCGACTGCTCGAATGCGGGACTCGGCTACCTCAACGTGCGACTCACTTACGCGAATGTGGTGTTCGGCTACCCGAACGTGAGGTTCGGGTGCGACAACGTAGAACTCGGGTGCCCGAGTGTGGGGTTCGGGTGCCTGAACGTGGGGTTCGGGTGTGGGGGCACGGATGTGGCGGGTGGGCCACATCCGTGACCGTGGGGTTAGCGGTAGCCGGTGGGGTTGGCGGGTTTGCCGACGGATTCCACCTCGTTGATGTACCGCCAGGCGTCCGGGCGGCTGCCGTCGACGTCGTCGATGGAGTACAGCTGGGCCAGCTGGCCGCTGCTCACCGTCTTACCCGCGAAGCGGCCCCGGTCCGGGTCGGCGGCCAGGGCGGCGACGGTGCGACCCGCGAACGTCGGGGTTTCCGAGATGCAGAAGTGCGGGTGCTCGGCCGTCGCGTCCTGCCAGTTGGCTTCGGTGACGCCGAACGCCTCCAGCATCGCCTCCGAGCGCAGCCAGCCCGGGGTGAACCCGATCGCCGTGCAGTCGTACGGCTCCAGTTCCGCCGCCTGCCCGATCGCCAGCAGGTGCCCGTTCGCCTTCGCCAGGTAGTACGGCAGCGTGGCCCCCTTGCGGTAGTTCGCGTTGTACTCCTGCGTGCCGTCGGTCATCTCGACCACCAGCCCACCCGGCTGCCGGATCATCAGCGGCAGCAGGTGGTGGCTGGTGATCAGGTGCGAGTGCACGCCCAGCCGCAGCTGGTGCAGGCCCTTTTCCAGGTCGTGCTTCCAGATGGGCGTGTCCCACTCCAGGAACCCGTCACCGCCCCACAGGCCGTTGACCAGGATGTCCAGCTTCCCCTGCTCGCGGTCCACCCGCGCCGCCAGCTCGGCTACCTGCGTGCTCTCCAGGTGGTCCACCCGGACCGCGATCGCCTTGCCACCCGCGCGTTCCACCAGTTCCGCGGTGTCCTCGATGGACTCCGGGCGGTCCACTTCGGACCGCTGGGTCCTGGTGGTGCGACCCGTGACGTACACCGTCGCCCCCTCGCGGCCGAGTTCGACCGCGATGGCCCGGCTCGCGCCGCGGGTACCCCCGGCCACCAGCGCCACCTTGCCCGACAGTGCGCTTCCCATGCGTGCTCCGTTCTCGTCGTTCCTCAACGAGACCCAGCATCGGCCCGAACCATGACAGAACCTGGCATGGTTCCGGGAATTCGCCCAGAAGACCCGGAAGCTCCGGTCGTCGCGGCGACCTCGGCGTGCAGCGCGTCGAGCACGGCGGCCACCGCGGGACGGCTCGCCGCGCCCCTGCGCAGCACCACCTCGATGTGCCTGGCGGCGCGGATTCCGGCGAGCGGGCGCCGCAGCAGGCACTCGCCTGCCGAGCGGCTGATCGCGTACCGCGGCAGCAGGGCCACCCCGTGCCCGGCCCCGACCAGCGCCTCGATCACCCGGAAGTCGTTGATCCGCTGGAACACCGTGGGCTGCACCCCGGTCCGCACGGTCAGCGAGCGCAGCACGTCGTCCACCGGGAACCCGACGTCGACCCCGATCCAGCGCTCCCCCGCCAGGTCGGCGAGGTCGACGCGGTTCTCACCGCCGAGCCGGTGTCCCGGCGGCAGTGCCACGTCCAGCGGCTCCCGCAGCAGGTGGACCACGTCGTGCCGGTCGGACCCGAACGGCGGCGCGTGCTCGTCGCGGTGGGTCACCACGAGGTCGAAGTCGGCGACCAGGCCCGGCACCTCGGGCGGGGTCATGTCGATGTCGCGCACGTCCAGCTCGAGCCCGTCGAACTCGGCGACCCGGTGCAGCAGGCCCGGCAACAACATGAGTGCCCCCGACGGGAACATCGCCAGCCGGACCCGCCCGCGCGGCACGCTGCGGTAGGTGTCCAATTCGGACTCCGCCCGCTCCAGCGCGGCGAGTACCTCGTCGGCCCTGGCGACCAGCGCGCGGCCCGCGTCGGTGAGCCGGAGCCCGCGGCCCGCCGGTTCGGTCAGCGGCAGGCCGACCTCCGCCTGCAACGCCCGGAGCTGCTGCGAGACCGCCGACGGCGTGCAGTGCAACGCCCTGGCCGCCGCCGTCACGCTGCCCCGGTCGGCGAACTCGCGCAGGGTGCGCAAGCGTCCGATGTCCATGCCCAGAGACTAGAGCAATTCTGAAGACGCGCTTCAAGGTCATTGCAAATATTCTCGCTGGTCCTTCACGATCACGGGCTGCACAGTAGGGGCATGGCCCGCCGAGATCTGTTCACCGCGTTGCTGGTCGCCGTGCTCTGGGGCTGCAACTTCCTCGCCATCCACGCCCTGCTCGGGCACTTCCCGCCGCTGTTCGCGGGTGCCCTGCGGTTCGCCGTCATCGCCGTGCCGACGATCCTCTTCGTGCCGTGGCCGAAGGTGAAGCTGCGCTACCTGCTCGGCTACGGCCTCGGCTTCGGCACCGGCCAGTTCGCCTTCCTGTTCATCGCGATGGACATCGGCATGCCGACCGGGCTGGCGTCGCTGGTGTTGCAGGCCTCGGCGCCCTTCACCGTGCTTCTGGGGACGGTGTTCCTGCGCGAGAAGTTCAGCCGCCGCCAGACCGTCGGCATCGTCGTCGCGATGGGCGCGATGGCGGTGATCGCCGCGCAGCAGGCCGAGACGGCCGCGCTCCTGCCGGTGCTGCTCACCTTGCTGGCCGCGCTGAGCTGGGCGGTCGGCAACCTCAGCACGCGACGCGCCAAGCCGTCGAACGCGCTGCACTTCACGCTGTGGATGTCCGTGGTGCCGCCGCTGCCGATGCTCGCGTTGTCGATGCTGGTCGAAGGCCCTGGCGCCGGCTGGACTGCGCTCGCCACGATCGCCACCCCCACCGGCTGGACCTCGATGGCCGGGCTCGCCTACATCGTGCTCTTCGGCACCGTCGTCGGCTCCGGCCTGTGGACCCTGCTGATGCAGCGCTATCCGGCTGGCCGAGTCGCGCCGTTCTCGCTGCTGGTGCCGGTGGTCGGCATGTCGGGCGCGTTCGTGTTCCTCGGCGAGCGGCCGCACGCGATGGAGATCCTGGCGGGTGTGGTGCTGGTGGGCGGGGTGTTGCTGGGCTCGACCAGCGGATCAGCTGATCGACGCCAGCGCCGTGCCGAGCGGGACCTCGCCGCCGAGGACGTCGAACCCCCGGTTCTCCGTGAGCGGCTCGCTCAGTGACGCCACCAGCACCGCGGCCACGTCCTGCCGCGAGATCCGCCCGGGTTCGAGGTGCCCGGCGAGGCGGACCCGGCCGGTGAACGGGTCGTCGGTGAGCGTGCCGGGCCGGACCACCGTCCAGGTCAGGCTGGACCGGCGCAGGATGCTGTCCGAAGCCTGCTTGGCCAGCAGGAACGAGCGCACCAGCCGGTCGCCCTGGTCCGGGGAGTCGGCGAACTGCGCGGAGAGCTGGAGGAAGCGGACCACGCCCGCCTTCTCGGCCGCGCGGACCGCGGCGATGGCACCGTCGCGGTCGACCAGGTTCACCGCGGACGGGTCCGGATCGGCCGCCCCGGCGGTGTTGATCACCACGTCCGCCCCGGCGCAGGCGTCGACCAGCGCCTCCGGGAACGAGGCCAGGTCCGCGATCACCGGCTCGGCGCCGAGCGCGGCGGCTTCCTCGCCACGGCGTTTGCTGCGGACGCCCGCCCGCACCGTGTGACCCTGCCGCAGCAGCATCCGCACCACGTGGATCCCCGTCCGTCCGGACGCCCCCAGCACTGTGACCCGCATAACAGTGATGTTGCC from the Amycolatopsis magusensis genome contains:
- a CDS encoding helix-turn-helix transcriptional regulator — its product is MRAERLVALLFTLQRKRGATAAELAGELGVSERTMHRDLAALRDAGVPLWTEQGRNGGVRLVDGWRARLDGLTSREAVAIFAFGVPEALGALGLGTAVSAAHAKVSASLPKELREQAEHVAGRFHLDAPGWFRGEDPADSLAAVTRAVWESRQLRISYRRRDKLAERLLEPLGLVLKAGVWYLVARVPEDDAIRTYRVGRIASVELLDQRFSRPADFDLPGWWRRSSAEFERWTMHLEVTLRLSARAFRRLPQVLGLESMGSSLLEHHPLADGWIQARLMMETEHIAVGQLISLGSEVEVLSPASVRAALAEVGAAIAARNAPQE
- a CDS encoding SDR family oxidoreductase — its product is MGSALSGKVALVAGGTRGASRAIAVELGREGATVYVTGRTTRTQRSEVDRPESIEDTAELVERAGGKAIAVRVDHLESTQVAELAARVDREQGKLDILVNGLWGGDGFLEWDTPIWKHDLEKGLHQLRLGVHSHLITSHHLLPLMIRQPGGLVVEMTDGTQEYNANYRKGATLPYYLAKANGHLLAIGQAAELEPYDCTAIGFTPGWLRSEAMLEAFGVTEANWQDATAEHPHFCISETPTFAGRTVAALAADPDRGRFAGKTVSSGQLAQLYSIDDVDGSRPDAWRYINEVESVGKPANPTGYR
- a CDS encoding LysR family transcriptional regulator, yielding MDIGRLRTLREFADRGSVTAAARALHCTPSAVSQQLRALQAEVGLPLTEPAGRGLRLTDAGRALVARADEVLAALERAESELDTYRSVPRGRVRLAMFPSGALMLLPGLLHRVAEFDGLELDVRDIDMTPPEVPGLVADFDLVVTHRDEHAPPFGSDRHDVVHLLREPLDVALPPGHRLGGENRVDLADLAGERWIGVDVGFPVDDVLRSLTVRTGVQPTVFQRINDFRVIEALVGAGHGVALLPRYAISRSAGECLLRRPLAGIRAARHIEVVLRRGAASRPAVAAVLDALHAEVAATTGASGSSGRIPGTMPGSVMVRADAGSR
- a CDS encoding EamA family transporter, with product MARRDLFTALLVAVLWGCNFLAIHALLGHFPPLFAGALRFAVIAVPTILFVPWPKVKLRYLLGYGLGFGTGQFAFLFIAMDIGMPTGLASLVLQASAPFTVLLGTVFLREKFSRRQTVGIVVAMGAMAVIAAQQAETAALLPVLLTLLAALSWAVGNLSTRRAKPSNALHFTLWMSVVPPLPMLALSMLVEGPGAGWTALATIATPTGWTSMAGLAYIVLFGTVVGSGLWTLLMQRYPAGRVAPFSLLVPVVGMSGAFVFLGERPHAMEILAGVVLVGGVLLGSTSGSADRRQRRAERDLAAEDVEPPVLRERLAQ
- a CDS encoding SDR family oxidoreductase, which produces MRVTVLGASGRTGIHVVRMLLRQGHTVRAGVRSKRRGEEAAALGAEPVIADLASFPEALVDACAGADVVINTAGAADPDPSAVNLVDRDGAIAAVRAAEKAGVVRFLQLSAQFADSPDQGDRLVRSFLLAKQASDSILRRSSLTWTVVRPGTLTDDPFTGRVRLAGHLEPGRISRQDVAAVLVASLSEPLTENRGFDVLGGEVPLGTALASIS